In Xanthomonas theicola, a single genomic region encodes these proteins:
- a CDS encoding VanZ family protein: MAAVMAAVRAFRRPWLWLGLWWLGVLVLIYVCLMPQPPQLSDVPDSDKAEHFIAYLLLAAGAVQVYAGPRAWRRAALGLVLLGIGIEFAQGAWTTTRSADPFDALAGALGVAAGMATALTPLRDWLWRLESGTARGRR; the protein is encoded by the coding sequence CTGGCGGCTGTGATGGCGGCGGTGCGTGCGTTCCGCCGGCCCTGGCTGTGGCTGGGGCTGTGGTGGCTGGGCGTGCTGGTGCTGATCTACGTCTGCCTGATGCCGCAGCCGCCGCAGCTGTCGGACGTGCCGGACAGCGACAAGGCCGAGCATTTCATCGCCTACCTGCTGCTGGCGGCCGGCGCGGTGCAGGTCTATGCCGGGCCGCGCGCCTGGCGTCGGGCGGCGCTGGGCCTGGTGCTGCTCGGCATCGGCATCGAGTTCGCGCAGGGCGCCTGGACCACCACGCGCTCGGCCGATCCGTTCGACGCGCTGGCCGGTGCGCTGGGCGTGGCGGCGGGGATGGCCACGGCGCTGACGCCGCTACGCGACTGGCTGTGGCGGCTGGAGAGCGGCACGGCGCGCGGCCGCCGTTGA
- a CDS encoding class I SAM-dependent methyltransferase: MPIDFPTPDADALAHSARLAAHLRAEIAGGGGAIPFSRFMELALYAPGLGYYSAGSSKFGEEGDFVTAPELGPLFAATVSNALAPVLQQLGPQARMLEVGGGSGAFAEVMLKRLLALDALPERYAILEPSADLRARQRERLQRALIPPVFELVEWLERPFEDDWNGVLFANEVIDALPTPRFVLREGEVFEETVTLDGEGRFRRGEQPADPLLAAAVRHIERDLQAPFVDGYRSELLPQLPYWVQAVAGGLRRGALLFVDYGYPRGEFYLPQRDDGTLRAFYRHRTHADPYLWPGLQDLTASVDFTALAEAGTGAGFALGGYCTQASFLLGNGLDGLLAEAEARSDERGRLRLREQVKRLTLPSEMGERFQVMGFERDVSLAPAFLAGNLTWRL, encoded by the coding sequence ATGCCTATCGACTTTCCCACGCCCGACGCCGACGCGCTCGCCCACAGTGCGCGCCTGGCCGCGCACCTGCGCGCCGAGATCGCCGGCGGCGGCGGGGCAATCCCGTTCTCGCGCTTCATGGAGCTGGCGCTGTACGCGCCGGGCCTGGGCTACTACAGCGCCGGCAGCAGCAAGTTCGGCGAGGAGGGCGACTTCGTCACCGCGCCGGAACTGGGGCCGCTGTTCGCCGCCACCGTCTCCAACGCGCTGGCGCCGGTGCTGCAGCAGCTCGGGCCGCAGGCGCGGATGCTGGAGGTGGGCGGCGGCAGCGGCGCGTTCGCCGAGGTCATGCTCAAGCGTCTGCTGGCGCTGGATGCGCTGCCCGAGCGCTACGCGATCCTGGAGCCCAGCGCCGACCTGCGCGCGCGCCAGCGCGAACGCCTGCAACGCGCCCTGATCCCGCCGGTGTTCGAGCTGGTGGAGTGGCTGGAGCGGCCGTTCGAGGACGACTGGAACGGGGTGCTGTTCGCCAACGAGGTGATCGATGCGCTGCCGACGCCGCGCTTCGTGCTGCGCGAGGGCGAGGTGTTCGAGGAAACCGTGACGCTGGACGGCGAAGGCCGCTTCCGCCGCGGCGAGCAGCCGGCCGATCCGCTGCTGGCGGCGGCGGTGCGGCACATCGAACGCGATCTGCAGGCGCCGTTCGTCGACGGTTACCGCTCCGAACTGCTGCCGCAGCTGCCGTACTGGGTCCAGGCGGTGGCCGGCGGCCTGCGCCGCGGCGCGCTGCTGTTCGTCGACTACGGCTATCCGCGCGGCGAGTTCTACCTGCCGCAGCGCGACGACGGCACGCTGCGCGCGTTCTACCGGCATCGCACCCATGCCGACCCCTACCTGTGGCCGGGCCTGCAGGACCTGACCGCGTCGGTGGATTTCACCGCACTGGCCGAGGCCGGCACCGGCGCCGGCTTCGCGCTGGGCGGCTACTGCACCCAGGCCAGCTTCCTGCTCGGCAACGGCCTGGATGGGCTGCTGGCCGAGGCCGAGGCGCGCAGCGACGAGCGTGGCCGCCTGCGCCTGCGCGAGCAGGTGAAACGGCTGACCCTGCCCAGCGAGATGGGCGAGCGCTTCCAGGTGATGGGCTTCGAGCGCGACGTGTCGCTGGCGCCGGCGTTCCTGGCCGGCAACCTGACCTGGCGGCTGTGA
- a CDS encoding pteridine reductase has protein sequence MIETKVALITGSARRIGAGIAQRLHAVGYRVALHAHTSQAELQALAQGLEARRPGSTLALHADLRDAAQLPALVAQCVQRFGRLDALVNNASNFYPTPLAEATPTQWDDLFAVNARAPLFLAQAAAAQLREHRGTIVNITDLHAEQPLRAHPLYSAAKAALTMLTRALALELAPQVRVNAIAPGAILWPDAGKDGAAQQELLARTPLARIGQVEEIAEAVRWLLDDAGFVTGQTLRVDGGRGLT, from the coding sequence ATGATCGAGACCAAAGTCGCCCTGATCACCGGCAGCGCGCGCCGCATCGGCGCCGGTATCGCGCAGCGCCTGCACGCGGTCGGCTATCGCGTGGCCCTGCATGCGCATACCTCGCAGGCCGAACTGCAGGCGCTGGCGCAGGGACTGGAAGCGCGCCGCCCCGGCAGCACGCTGGCCCTGCATGCCGACCTGCGCGACGCCGCGCAGCTGCCGGCGCTGGTGGCGCAGTGCGTGCAGCGTTTCGGTCGGCTCGATGCGTTGGTCAACAACGCCTCCAACTTCTACCCCACCCCGCTGGCCGAGGCCACGCCGACGCAATGGGACGACCTGTTCGCGGTCAACGCGCGCGCGCCGCTGTTCCTGGCTCAGGCCGCGGCCGCGCAGTTGCGCGAGCACCGTGGCACGATCGTCAACATCACCGACCTGCACGCCGAGCAACCGCTGCGCGCGCACCCGCTGTACAGCGCAGCGAAGGCGGCACTGACGATGCTGACCCGCGCGCTGGCGCTGGAACTGGCGCCGCAGGTGCGGGTCAATGCCATCGCCCCGGGCGCGATCCTGTGGCCGGACGCCGGCAAGGACGGCGCCGCGCAGCAGGAGCTGCTGGCGCGCACGCCGCTGGCGCGGATCGGCCAGGTCGAAGAGATCGCCGAAGCAGTGCGCTGGCTGCTCGACGATGCCGGCTTCGTCACTGGGCAGACGTTGCGGGTGGACGGGGGGAGGGGGCTTACCTGA
- the folK gene encoding 2-amino-4-hydroxy-6-hydroxymethyldihydropteridine diphosphokinase yields MTTVLLSLGSNQRPRHHLHAAIGALRQRFGRIAVSPAYRTPAVGFDGPPFLNNAVSLQTDWELEPLDAWLHVLEDAHGRDRGGPRFSDRTLDIDVVFYGDRIVEGPGHLRIPRPELRHAFVLKPLADIAAGFVDPVSGRSLGALWQAHPQFGDAFEVVELDEAGTRDWGLGTR; encoded by the coding sequence ATGACCACCGTGCTCCTCAGCCTGGGCAGCAATCAACGTCCGCGACATCACCTGCACGCCGCGATAGGTGCGCTGCGACAGCGTTTTGGCCGGATTGCGGTGTCCCCGGCCTACCGCACCCCGGCGGTCGGATTCGACGGTCCACCGTTCCTGAACAATGCGGTATCGCTGCAGACCGACTGGGAGCTGGAGCCGCTGGATGCCTGGCTGCATGTGTTGGAAGACGCGCATGGGCGCGACCGCGGCGGCCCGCGCTTCAGCGACCGGACCCTGGACATCGACGTGGTGTTCTACGGTGATCGCATCGTCGAGGGTCCGGGCCACCTGCGCATCCCGCGCCCCGAACTGCGCCACGCGTTCGTGCTCAAGCCGCTGGCCGACATCGCCGCCGGTTTCGTCGACCCGGTCAGCGGGCGCAGCCTGGGTGCGCTGTGGCAGGCGCATCCGCAGTTCGGCGATGCGTTCGAGGTGGTGGAGCTCGATGAAGCCGGGACCCGGGACTGGGGACTGGGGACTCGATAA
- a CDS encoding 20S proteasome subunit A/B: MTYCVGIEVDEGLVFAADTRTNASLDDVRVHRKLQVFEYSGQAVFVLMSAGNLATTQLAIARLQRDADDPDAPRSLRSFRHLFEVAEYVGEVLVSSQVKLSAQSQHSGVSVQSTLILGGQIAGERPGLYMIYPLGNAIATSPETPYLQIGESKYGKPILDRIIRPEMQLEDAARTALVSLDSTIRSNLSVGMPIDLALIRRNDLRATERLRLEADTPLYSEIHDTWSRKLENAVRTLPRFSWEPALTGESETDNRGALPPLPPRRVPARRDPEDQSSQQ; encoded by the coding sequence ATGACTTATTGCGTAGGCATCGAAGTGGACGAAGGCCTGGTCTTCGCCGCAGACACGCGCACCAACGCCTCGCTGGACGACGTCCGCGTGCATCGCAAGCTGCAGGTGTTCGAGTATTCGGGACAGGCGGTGTTCGTGCTGATGTCGGCCGGCAACCTGGCCACCACTCAACTGGCGATCGCCAGGCTGCAGCGCGATGCGGACGATCCGGATGCGCCGCGCAGCCTGCGCTCGTTCCGGCACCTGTTCGAGGTCGCCGAGTATGTCGGCGAGGTCCTGGTGTCCAGCCAGGTCAAGCTGTCGGCGCAGTCCCAGCACAGCGGCGTCAGCGTGCAGTCCACGCTGATCCTGGGCGGGCAGATCGCCGGCGAGCGGCCCGGGCTGTACATGATCTACCCGCTGGGCAACGCCATCGCCACCTCGCCGGAGACGCCGTACCTGCAGATCGGCGAATCCAAGTACGGCAAGCCGATCCTGGACCGCATCATCCGCCCGGAGATGCAGCTGGAGGACGCCGCGCGCACCGCGCTGGTATCGCTGGACTCCACCATCCGCTCCAACCTGTCGGTGGGCATGCCGATCGATCTTGCCCTGATCCGCCGCAACGATCTGCGTGCGACCGAGCGCCTGCGCCTGGAAGCCGACACGCCGCTGTACTCGGAAATCCACGACACTTGGTCGCGCAAGCTGGAGAACGCGGTGCGCACCCTGCCGCGTTTCTCGTGGGAACCGGCGCTGACCGGCGAAAGCGAAACCGACAACCGTGGTGCCCTGCCGCCGTTGCCGCCGCGCCGCGTGCCGGCGCGGCGCGACCCGGAAGACCAGTCGTCGCAGCAGTGA
- a CDS encoding arginase family protein, whose product MLTRQHEDGGLYGWPRRPDAPSDKGRPCVIGAPSDHGNVVSRGAALGPAAVRYASQRLQPPRLRGYDWGDVERSGAADPAAYMARVSGVTADIRGQGLCPLLPGGDHSLTYAQVSALQREQDLCLLWFDAHTDFRAADKSP is encoded by the coding sequence ATGCTGACCCGGCAGCATGAAGACGGCGGGCTGTACGGTTGGCCTCGCAGGCCCGATGCGCCTTCCGACAAAGGCCGTCCGTGCGTCATCGGTGCGCCTTCGGATCATGGCAATGTCGTTTCGCGCGGCGCCGCTCTCGGTCCGGCAGCCGTCCGCTACGCCAGCCAGCGCTTGCAGCCACCCCGTTTGCGCGGATACGACTGGGGCGATGTCGAGCGCAGCGGCGCCGCCGATCCTGCCGCCTACATGGCGCGCGTCTCCGGCGTCACCGCCGACATTCGTGGGCAAGGCCTGTGTCCGCTGCTGCCGGGTGGAGATCACTCGCTGACGTATGCGCAGGTATCGGCGCTGCAACGCGAGCAGGATCTCTGCCTGCTGTGGTTCGACGCGCACACCGATTTTAGAGCGGCTGACAAAAGCCCTTGA
- a CDS encoding arginase family protein has translation MRGVERFIALGELGQARGGTDASQGLLRYGAAALGKRPADAIVGDWGKGLAVYLSVDLSVPMPGYAKPGACRPVHGLALHELKTLIVALGAAHRIVAIDLVESGASELKTAMACHLALIAMSAAHIPGKSDADPAA, from the coding sequence ATGCGCGGCGTGGAGCGCTTCATTGCCCTGGGCGAACTGGGCCAGGCGCGCGGCGGAACCGACGCGAGCCAGGGTCTGTTGCGATACGGTGCCGCCGCGCTTGGCAAGAGACCCGCCGACGCGATTGTGGGCGACTGGGGCAAGGGGCTGGCGGTCTATTTGTCCGTGGACCTCAGCGTGCCGATGCCAGGCTATGCCAAGCCGGGAGCTTGCCGGCCCGTCCACGGGCTGGCTTTGCACGAACTGAAAACGCTGATCGTCGCGCTTGGCGCGGCGCACCGGATCGTCGCCATCGATCTGGTCGAGTCCGGGGCATCTGAACTGAAGACCGCGATGGCCTGTCACCTTGCATTGATCGCAATGAGCGCGGCCCACATCCCGGGCAAGAGCGATGCTGACCCGGCAGCATGA